A stretch of Toxoplasma gondii ME49 chromosome V, whole genome shotgun sequence DNA encodes these proteins:
- a CDS encoding hypothetical protein (encoded by transcript TGME49_286100), with protein sequence MSLTTYNHAPSCPSVNPFDLVRAAFKQWTMQRPSNRQRLVDEAEARFRSECTFRPMIPRKMPVFNQAEAPNDYYKLIKQFEIEKRDAREFTEWQQKERRKQEEQRIKNVAIKRAEAQLARAQGIHAAALLRLRKATSVRDLRKAALVRQMQQREKLAEEHAQLVHRARTARDSRHASIEAAKQAAETRRQHAANEKVKRSKEQARSLRLAAEERASKHAEVVKLRSLEEAVVKTRGLISRIGRRGDWNETNGLSSPTMNGVPLVEVKARLEMKKIFEKKKRQKAERQKLSQELRTQKIKNEFLRSTKLNIERQVQEQQMSGAERRAESMAKQAMKKVALMEGIKRRERYQRMANKAIAEVKEASKNAEGARRLLTLQQQQRELQHKYADKDNTKMMATSREQQLNTGSWP encoded by the exons ATGTCACTTACGACGTATAACCATGCTCCTTCATGTCCGTCTGTGAATCCTTTTGATCTGGTGCGTGCAGCCTTTAAACAGTGGACCATGCAGCGGCCCTCCAATCGTCAGAGACTGGTGGATGAGGCCGAAGCAAGATTCAGGAGCGAGTGCACCTTCAGGC CCATGATCCCACGGAAGATGCCTGTCTTCAACCAGGCAGAAGCTCCT AACGACTACTACAAGTTGATCAAACAATTCGAAAttgagaagcgagacgccAGGGAATTTACTGAGTGGcaacagaaggaaaggaggaaacaggaagagcaGCGTATCAAAAATGTCGCCATAAAGCGTGCTGAGGCTCAGTTGGCAAG AGCACAGGGTATTCATGCAGCTGCcttgcttcgcctccgtAAAGCGACTAGCGTGCGGGACCTCCGGAAAGCCGCTTTAGTTCGTCAGATGCAGCAACGTGAGAAGTTGGCTGAAGAACACGCCCAACTCGTCCACAGGGCACGCACAGCACGAGATTCGAGGCATGCTTCTATCGAGGCAGCGAAACAG GCGGCCGAAACGAGGCGGCAGCATGCGGCTAACGAAAAAGTCAAACGAAGCAAAGAGCAGGCTCGGTCTCTCCG ACTAGCTGCTGAAGAGCGGGCATCGAAGCACGCTGAAGTGGTCAAGTTAAGAAGCCTCGAGGAAGCTGTAGTGAAAACGAGAGGCTTAATCTCACGAATAGGGCGACGCGGCGACTGGAACGAAACGAATGGCTTGTCTTCGCCTACCATGAATGGCGTGCCGCTTGTTGAAGTCAAGGCAAGGTTGGAGATGAAAAAA AttttcgagaagaaaaaacgccaGAAGGCGGAAAGGCAGAAGCTATCTCAG GAGctgaggacgcagaagatTAAGAACGAGTTCCTTCGCTCCACCAAGTTGAACATCGAACGGCAAG TCCAAGAGCAGCAAATGAGTGGCGCTGAAAGGCGAGCCGAGAGCATGGCTAAGCAAGCGATGAAGAAAGTT GCGTTGATGGAAGGAATCAAACGAAGGGAGAGGTATCAACGGATGGCCAACAAGGCTATAGCGGAAGTCAAGGAGGCCTCTAAAAATGCCGAAGGAGCAAGGCGTCTGCTTACTCTTCAGCAACAGCAAAGAGAGCTGCAG CACAAATATGCAGACAAGGACAACACGAAAATGATGGCGACGTCTCGAGAGCAGCAATTGAATACGGGGAGCTGGCCTTAA
- a CDS encoding translation initiation factor SUI1, putative (encoded by transcript TGME49_286090), producing the protein MSLDIQNFGVSDPFANDTSQAGGAGGSSTHLIHIRNQQRNGRKSVTTVQGLDKSLDLKKMVRALKKQFSCNGTVIEDPEHGSIIQLQGDQRHAVKEFLEREAICSVDQIRIHGA; encoded by the exons ATGTCACTCGACATTCAAAACTTCGGTGTCTCTGACCCTTTTGCCAATGACACCTCCCAGGCAGGTGGTGCCGGCGGCTCTTCGACTCACCTTATTC ATATCAGGAACCAGCAGCGTAACGGGAGGAAGAGCGTGACGACGGTTCAGGGGCTGGACAAGTCCCTTGACCTGAAGAAAATGGTTCGAGCCTTGAAAAAGCAGTTTAGTTGTAATGGGACAGTGATTGAGGATCCCGAACACGGGAGTATCATTCAGCTGCAAGGCGACCAACGCCATGCCGTGAAAGAGTTTCTTGAAAGGGAAGCAATCTGCAGTGTCGACCAGATCCGCATTCATGGTGCCTAA
- a CDS encoding elongation factor 2 family protein (encoded by transcript TGME49_286080), giving the protein MDGANLYDEFGNYIGPELGEDEESEGEEEEVDRPLPVVEEETDRSVAVRGLVSIGEEESTAAAVVPHELKKYYPDHAEVYPEADTVVQEEDTQPITQPIIAPVSTADFDLLEKQLPVTSFSFDYLASLMFQPESIRSVCLLGHLHSGKTTFLDMLVEETHHPPHNSRRSAPARMAKRYTDSRKDEQQRALSIKASPMSLVLQSSRYKNFLFNIFDTPGHVNFNDECCAAMRLCDGAIIVIDALEGVMSNTDRLLRHAVEEQLDIVVVINKLDRLILELRLPPADAYHKIRHTLEEVNSILEQVCEVRGRKPIVISPLNNNVLFAMGQFGLIFSTRSFAKLHIDNYHPDRKAHGPRLPGEPASVEAERTPFPSVEVFEQALWGDLWIHPETRKVVDKPPFSDAPRTFVEFIMEPLYKLVAHVVAEEQPTLQPTLEELGIYLKKDDYKLDSRTLLKKVLSQFFGDASALVDTVIEAVPDPKTNAPKKTKQLYTGNQEGRVAEDMKTLDSESDVLMIYSTKNYHRPNNFHSFDVLGRVMSGTVYKGQRVKVLGEAFSLDDDEDMVIRDITHLWVLEGRYRVEVSHVPAGNWVLIGGVDLSVLKTSTITNVDHSEEVEIFSPLLFNSVPVIKVACEPLQPSELPKMLEALRRIDKSYPISRTRVEESGEHVILGTGEMYLDCVLHDLRKLYGDLELKVADPVVQFCETVVESSALKCFAETPNKKNKIYMLAEPLDKQIGEDIEKGLVSDRWETRVLGEHFTSKYGWDVLAARSIWAFGPDARGPNVLVDDTLPSEVDKNLLGTVRESIVQGFQWATREGPLIEENIRNVKFKILDAAIAADPLQRGGGQVIPTARRVAYSALLLATPRLMEPVYFTEIQCPADCVSAIYTVLARRRGNVSRDMPKPGTPLYIVHAYLPAIESFGFETDLRTHTCGQAFCLSMFDHWAIVPGDPLDKAILLRPLEPAPAPHLAREFLLKTRRRKGLSEDVSIAKFFDDPMLVNIATDLQQFL; this is encoded by the exons ATGGACGGCGCAAATTTGTACGACGAGTTTGGGAACTACATCGGCCCGGAGCtgggggaagacgaagagagtgaaggtgaagaggaggaggtgGATCGCCCCCTGCCGGTCgtcgaagaggagacagatcGGAGCGTCGCCGTTCGCGGCTTGGTGTCTATCGGCGAAGAGGAGTCGACTGCGGCCGCCGTCGTCCCTCACGAACTCAAGAAGTACTATCCAGATCACGCGGAAGTGTATCCGGAGGCCGACACCGTGGTCCAGGAAGAAGATACGCAGCCGATTACGCAGCCGATCATTGCGCCAGTGTCGACGGCGGACTTTGACCTGTTGGAGAAGCAGCTCCCCGtcacctctttctccttcgactACCTCGCGTCCCTCATGTTCCAACCTGAGAGCATTCGcagcgtgtgtctcctcggtcaCCTCCATTCCGGGAAGACGACGTTCCTCGACATGctcgtggaggagacgcaccATCCACCTCACAACAGCCGCCGGTCTGCGCCTGCGCGCATGGCAAAACGCTACACAGACTCGCGGAAAGACGAGCAGCAGCGGGCGCTCTCGATCAAGGCCTCGCCCATGTCCCTTGTCCTCCAAAGCAGCAGATACAAAAACTTCCTCTTCAACATCTTCGACACACCCGGCCATGTCAACTTCAACGACGAGTGCTGCGCGGCGATGCGACTTTGCGACGGCGCCATCATCGTCATCGATGCTCTCGAGGGAGTCATGAGCAACACTGACCGGCTCCTACGCCATGCAGTCGAGGAACAACTCGACATCGTCGTCGTGATCAATAAACTCGATCGGCTTATTCTCGAGTTGAGACTCCCCCCGGCAGACGCGTACCACAAAATCCGACACACCCTTGAAGAG GTGAACAGCATTTTGGAGCAGGTCTGCGAAGTCCGCGGTCGCAAGCCGATCGTGATTTCTCCCTTGAACAACAACGTATTGTTTGCCATGGGGCAGTTTGGGCTGATTTTCTCGACGAGATCGTTTGCCAAGCTGCACATCGACAACTACCACCCGGACAGAAAGGCACATGGACCGAGACTGCCTGGAGAGCCAGCGAGTGTGGAGGCCGAGCGCACCCCGTTCCCTTCCGTCGAAGTGTTTGAGCAAGCTCTGTGGGGGGATCTCTGGATCCATCCTGAAACGAGAAAAGTCGTTGACaaacctcctttctct GACGCACCGAGAACTTTCGTGGAATTCATCATGGAACCGCTCTACAAACTCGTGGCGCATGTTGTCGCCGAGGAACAACCGACACTGCAGCCTACGTTGGAGGAA CTCGGAATCTACCTCAAAAAGGACGACTACAAACTAGACAGTCGAACGCTTTTGAAGAAGGTCTTGTCCCAGTTCTTCGGCGATGCCAG CGCCCTCGTGGACACGGTTATTGAGGCGGTGCCCGATCCGAAGACGAATGCtccaaagaagacgaagcagctcTACACAGGCAATCAG GAAGGCCGCGTGGCAGAAGACATGAAGACTCtcgacagcgagagcgacgTTCTGATGATTTATTCGACGAAGAACTACCACCGCCCAAACAACTTTCACTCTTTCGATGTCCTCGGCCGAGTCATGTCCGGCACAGTCTACAAAGGGCAGCGCGTGAAA GTTTTAGGCGAAGCGTTTAGtctcgacgacgacgaagacatGGTGATTCGAGACATCACTCACTTGTGGGTTCTGGAGGGACGGTACCGTGTCGAGGTCAGCCACGTTCCGGCGGGGAACTGGGTTTTGATTGGCGGTGTTGATCTGTCGGTCCTGAAAACGTCGACGATCACGAACGTAGACCACTCTGAGGAAGTCGAGATTTTCTCGCCGCTGCTCTTCAACTCGGTCCCCGTCATCAAGGTGGCGTGCGAGCCTCTCCAGCCTTCGGAACTCCCGAAAATGCTCGAG GCGCTGCGCCGCATCGACAAGTCGTATCCGATCTCTCGAACGCGCGTcgaggaaagtggagaacACGTAATTTTGGGGACGGGGGAAATGTATCTGGACTGCGTGTTGCACGACTTACGGAAGCTGTACGGAGACTTGGAGTTGAAAGTCGCGGACCCAGTCGTCCAGTTCTGCGAAACTGTCGTCGAGTCGTCTGCCCTCAAGTGCTTTGCGGAGACGCCcaacaagaaaaacaagatCTACATGCTCGCCGAGCCCCTCGACAAACAAATCGGCGAGGACATCGAGAAAGGACTCGTCTCTGACAGATGGGAGACGCG AGTTCTCGGTGAGCACTTCACGAGCAAGTACGGCTGGGATGTGTTGGCTGCTCGATCCATTTGGGCGTTCGGACCGGATGCGAGAGGGCCGAACGTTTTGGTCGACGATACTTTGCCCAGCGAAGTCGACAAGAATCTCCTTGGCACCGTGCGCGAAAGCATCGTGCAGGGCTTCCAGTGGGCCACCCGCGAGGGTCCCCTGATCGAAGAAAACATTCGAAATGTCAAGTTCAAGATCCTCGACGCAGCCATCGCTGCAGACCCCCTCCAGCGCGGCGGCGGACAAGTCATCCCCACAGCGAG aCGAGTTGCCTACTCCGCATTGCTGCTGGCCACGCCGCGTCTAATGGAGCCCGTCTACTTCACAGAAATCCAGTGCCCTGCAGATTGCGTCTCCGCCATCTACACTGTCCTCGCCAG acgacgaggaaacgTCAGTCGCGACATGCCCAAGCCGGGAACTCCTCTCTACATCGTCCACGCCTACTTGCCAGCTATCGAGTCCTTTGGCTTTGAAACAGATCTACG AACACACACTTGCGGACaggcgttctgtctctcgatgTTCGACCACTGGGCAATCGTTCCGGGTGACCCTCTCGACAAAGCAATTCTGCTGCGCCCCCTGGAGCCCGCTCCCGCTCCGCATCTCGCCAGAGAATTTCTGCTGaaaacgcgaaggagaaag GGTCTCAGTGAAGACGTCTCGATTGCCAAGTTCTTCGATGATCCTATGTTGGTCAACATCGCGACAGATTTGCAGCAGTTTCTTTAG